The window TAGGAAAAAATTTCAGATTTTCAAAAAcaacaaatcaataaattatttattgtaaaaggaaataaaataaaaacatacaaaaataaattagttagcTTCCTCccaattattataatcgatgCATTTTTCACAAGAGTGTTTTTCTCTACAATTTTCACACAGTACCACATCATTTTGCATCAGTTTCGTGTTATTTTTGTAGTGGCAACACAGCATATAAACGCATTTCTCGCATTTATTCTCATTTTTTCTATGGTAACACTCATTTGCCGAATCACCGCTTGACATGCAATTAACTTGGCAATACTTGCACTCCACTATCGGCTTAGTTTTAACGACTGGTAACACTCGAGGTCCATGCCTGATCATGGGTCTGTTATTATCATTCGAGTTTTCTAAATCATATTTTCTTACGGTAGCAAACATTCTATTTACTTCTTCTATTGCGTCTTTGGATTTTGTCTTCTCTCTTAATGCATGTTTCAATTCATCCATTTTCATTTGAGGTATGGAGGATGATTTATGTTTGATTAATTCAATGGATTTTTTCCCTTCAGATGGGTAGCTATTAACTACAGTACATACTTTATAATCGGTTTTATTGTCACCAATTGAgtacaaaaatactttactgCACGTTAGTTTTGCTTTGCCGTTTAAATCGTCTGTGGATGTCTCCACATCTTTGGAAAGTTTAGTTTTCACATCTATTTCTTTCTTgcttttaaaagcttttaataCTTCATCTAACAAATCAAAATTTGGATTTGTATCTGATTGTGTTTGGACTTCTTTCGAGTTACTCTTTTTTAccttaaattctttattttctgCAATATCGTTAGTAATTTTATTCGCAGTTATATTTCTTTGACAAATTGGACATGTTTTTGTCTTTCTATTCTGTACAGTTTCTCTCTCTGGTTTGGAATTTAGACACAGGTCACATATAAATCTGTTAAAGTAAGGTTTGGGATATATTTGTCCATTCATATCTGTAGATTGATATATGTTGCTTTTGTAAGTAGTTATCTCTATGTGTACACTCTTGTATATTTCTCTTGGTGTCATATGAGTGTTAAGTCCTAAAAtgcaaagataataaaaaaataaaaattaacaacgaAAATGCAATCAAATAGGTAATCCGTATAATTGTAatgttaaattcaatttaattctGAATAAGAAAAAAGTTGCTCAAAATTCTTTAAAGCTACCATCTTTTGCGACGTAAAAGTTCAaccaaaaattttatgtaaaaactcTAATTTTTAAGTTTCTTACCTTTTATGTGGCATGAATTTACagtatattaacatttataaatgtttgtcatgaatataaaatgtgtaataaattgtcaaattcgacaatatttttttttatttccgttTTTCCATAGGCGTCTTTCGTAGAAAGAAAACAGGTTACCATACCTAATTATAACTCTATTTATAATACTCTTTgagatgtattattttatttctcttttttcTACGCTGTCATTCATGTCGCTTTCATGACACATATATAATGACAGATAGCTAAAGAAAAATTCTctgtattagaaaaaataaaaattgcaagaTCTAATTTTAGAGGATTCTGGAAAATTGGTAAGATAAAGAAACTTATGTAAATCATTGAATATGTAGCTCTGATCTCATCCCAAACGTGGTAAGCGAGACGTTCTTTGTCCAGTAGCAAAATAGATCAAAGATATTTGGCTTGCTAGAGAGGCTAATACATAGGTGGTGAGACGGACTTTGGGATGTAGGTTGAAAAGGGCTGTAAATGAGTAGCACTGCTCGGAAGCCTGTACCTACCTACCGGCTCTATTATTCGCCGGTCTGAAAGACATTGTACCTTGTGCAATCTGCTAGTATTATGAGGCTTAACTTCTGAGGTCTCCTGGACATATGCGCATGCCAATGCCACAGTACAAACGTACACACGTAAATCTTACGACTAAGCTACCGACCTGCTTGGTATTCATGCTAAAGGCTATAAGTCTCTTTGATCTGATCTTGAGTTATTAGGTCATTGGCCAGGTATGAAGGACGTTGCAGTCGCACCCAAAAAAATCGGTCGTTACATGATGCTTGACTTTGGTTTAGCGCTAGGTTATTTCtttgaattaataattgaaTGTTAGTTTTTTCTATTTAAGGAAGATTAAATACCTATTCGATATAAAATTCACAAGAGTATTTACAACAGTTGaaaattgagaaaaatatacaaaatgaaatgataatgataaataagaagaaatgaaagaaaataaagctGTTTCTGTTGCGAAACAGGAGCAGCGCACCGAGAGAGTGTAcgaagtttattataataaaatacaagacGAGCGACGTCCCTACTTCAAAGACTTCGGTTGCCAATACGATGTTAAAAGAAACGTGAAATGCGCTTGTCAAAATGCAGGAACATTAAAAAAGAGAGACATGTACTTTACCGGATATTCGAAACAGGTTTACGCGTACCATGGAACAAAAAGTGTTACAGATATTGGTGTTGGAAGCATCAAGGCGTTACAAAGGAAGAGAGTAAGAAGAATATATTTGCCTGAAACTGATGAGAGAGGCATTGGCAGTGAGGATCTTTCCGCTTTTGTTACACGTTAGTATTTTCATTTACCACGCTAATTGCAACGTTAATTATACACACTTTGTTCAAAAAACTCTACGTGTTTTCTACaagcttaaaaaaaaattaagatatcaGCACTTATATTGTTTGTTGCTCACGTTCAATGAATTTCGATACCAAATAAgtcgttataatattttttggaatttatTGATATAGCAAATATAAACTTTTCCCCTTCAAGGTAAGACAAGGCCTATCCCCAGAAGTGGTTATTATGACCAGAAGAAAACGTCATCGAAATGCGTTGGAGGCAACATAGAATACAATACAGGATGCGTTTTGAATGAGAAATTATCTCCTATAGTACAAACAAGGTCTGGAGCCACAAGTCCTAGCGACTGGAGGATAAACAcagaagtcgcgagcaacaccaTTGGTAAGGACATGGTAACTATTACAACGCAAGTTGAAACTGAAATTGATAATGCTCAAGAGAATGCCAAAAATACAGACAATATAGAAATATCTGATATCAAACAACCAGTTAATAATGCTCAAGATCCAAGATGTAGCAAAGATCAAGCACCTGTACCAGAAAATTCCCAAATGAAAGATAAAAAAGGAAATCTAGTGAATAGAGCTGTTTCCTCAGATTCTTTGCTACAACATGTCCATAACTTAGAAAATCCTAGCGATTATAAACAGAGTGGTACGTCTGTTGATCCAATGGAGAATAAATTGGAAAGAGaatatagaaaaatgttttcAGCAAAAGGTAAAGACAAAAGACCCAATGAAAAACCTATGTCAGATATGAAGAGTGCCTCAGTACTGCGCCGTAGGTTCGAAGCTTTAAGGCGAGGTAAAGTTAAGAAAGAAGACTCTAAAAAGAATGCTAATATTCCTAATAAAGAGTCCAATCAGGTCGGTGCTCCTATAAGAAAGGACGTATCTATAGCATCCGATCCTCCGTCTTTAGAGGGAAGATCTTACTCAAATACAAAAACTTATAGTCCATTTCATTTCAACAATGAACCCGAAAAATCTAATTGCAAACCAAGTACTTCGCGTAAGAGATCCTCTACTGAAAAGAAAGATAAAGACAGCTTACAATGGTCTCAGATAGGTAATGATGACAGCGATTGTCAAGGAGTTAAAGGGATGTTCAAATTGTGGGGTAAGACATTTAATTTAGAAGAAGATACCTACAAAAAACGATCATCTCCTATATCTTCTCATCAAAGAGTAAACACGTTTACAAAACAACCAGAAAAGAAAGCagaattaaaattagaaaaaacagTCAAGAAAGACGGAAGaaagtttttctttttcaaaaaGAAGAGTAAAGAGAAATCTAAACCTTACAAATCAAAGAAAGGATTAACAGCAGGACGCTGTGAAGTTGGAGACGGCCTTACGATAAAAATAGACGGAAACGAATTTACTCCCAAtgaatcaaagaaaaaaattcatATATCAGAAGACATGCTTCGCAAGCAGTGGCTTCATAAGTACCTTACTCATGCAATAGAATCCAAAAACAGTGTCCAAATTAGATGGAACAACAAAACCTATGCAACCAGCAGTAGCACTATCTTTGAACTAATGGATACTGTTTACCAAGATACTGGTATTGTTTTTAGATCAAGAAGTGAAGTAACTACTGGCGAATCATCATTTTACAGGTCCAAAACACAGCACGTAAACTTTGCACATCAAGAAATTGAGGCTTGGATGATACCAAATACTGTTGTAGATGCACctaaacaaaaatgtaggaaagtaaaaaatatgagaTCAAAACAAACAACAGAAATGAGAACATCGGCACAAAAATGGTTCATCGATAAAGCTAAAGCATTTTCACGGAAAATAGAAGTTGTTCTACACACAAAACATGTAGTTCACTCTCCTAAAGAATCTAGTTCAGAGTACTTGCGAATAGATATTCCGAAAGACTTTTTTATCGAATCAAGCAGTGACGAAAATAGAAAACCTTCAAGCGATGAAGAAGTGTTCAAAATCGTAGAATATGAAAGTGTGGCTGACTCTAAACGAAATAAGAAAGATATGGCAACAGGCGATCATCCGGCTGACGATGTTAAATTGATGGTTCAAAAAACGAGTCACGTCTTGGAACCAAATATTTTGGAGACCGTTATTAAAGGACCGGCAGCGAGGAGAGACGTGGTCATTCAGGGCAGCGATGTAAATATACCGAAGCGGTGCGACGTTATAGGTGTTGGTATTATAACGCAGAGAGATTTGAGAGAAATTAGAAAGCCTATGTAAGTAAAGAATTCTCTCTTACTCGTAGCTAATTAAACCCGCGCAAAATCTCGTGTAGAAGTTTCGTATGAATATGGTAGTCAGCTTCCACAACacatatcaaaataattcatttcatgtgatatttatacttttattctaGTGAAATGAAGCTAAGTTAAATAGTAATACTCCCTAGCTAGAACCTTAGTTTCTATTAATCAtcgatgtttaaaataaaataaaccaactGCAAATGTTATTCCAGCTTAAAAATTCAAGATTACCTGACCGACGAAGAATCAGAaacgaatttaaaaaagaacCAAAAGACTTGCGAATTTGCCGAGAGCTATTTACAAGATTATTATCGTCACTGGACTCCTCTAGGCATGGATCTTTTCTCGTGGTGCGTCAGCGATTCTCACCTAAGATGCAATTCAGAGGAATCTGAACGCAGTTATCATAACCAAGGAGACGGTTCGAAGTCATGTCCAAATATTTACGATGATTTTCAAACTTCAGCTATAATTCCTTCAAGCAACGGCTGTGACTCTGTATGCCCCGGTCAAGACTTGACGGACTACGAAGAACTAAAGCCTGCAGACATAGAATTTTTCAAATGTAAATGGCTAAGAAAGTtaagagtaaaaaaatctaCCATAAATAATTGTGGCAAAAGAGTTCTCCCTAAAGATTCTTTAGAAGTATTTAAAAGACGCAAGATTTATGCGTCGAGTGATAAGTCGAAATGGACGTGCTCAAGCTATTGTGACGTCAAACCGTACTCAATACCGAGTATTGAAGACAAGGAGGCGCAAGGTCTGACGGCGGAAATGTCCAGGTCAACAATGGCCAGTAGAGGGATGGAAACAAGGCCAAGACCTTGTAAAAAGCACGTGTCTATGAAAGAGGACGGGACGTATGAATACGTATCCAAATCGGAGGGATCACCAGCGGGCATACTCATGTTCAGGGGTGCGAGTGGCTGCGATGTTTGTAGAGAAGCTGCAGGAATTTGTCCAAAACATGCTACTGTGGATCCAGTATCATGTGAAATTCCTGACCCACCTTGCAGACCTGTGTGCTTAGACAATCCAAATCCACCGTGCAGTCCTATCATTCCTTTACCAAGTATGAAGAAAGACTTACagccaattaaaaataaatgcatggAACCTCCTCCGCCTGAACCTGAAGAACCTGTCATGCCTCCTTGTCTGACTGCCGATAATCTTGAAAACGGACCACCATGTCAAGAATGTCGATCAATACTAGAAGGAAATTCTCCTAACGTCGATACCGAAGATAGCAGTTCGCCAACCGACGAAAAACCACCACCACTGGCAAATCCAGCCACAAAACAGCCGTCTATATTATGTCCACATTTCCCACCATGTAGGAAATCTCAATCATGTCAAAAATCTACGGATTACGCACAAAATACTCCGAACTATTGCCCAAAAATTCCAAGCGTTGCTAAAGAGGAACTCAAACCACTCGTCTGCCCCGTACCACCATGTCttgttaaaaagaaaaaagaagaaatGGAATCACGCTCTTCCTCACCGTGTGATAGACCATCATGTAAGAAACCACCTAGTCCATCGAACTCCGAGCAATTTCCATGGCCATTAAAAAGCCAAAAATCGGATCAGTCAACGTTGGATCTACCCATTTTGCCACCACCAGCACCAGCAAAGAAAAGTCAAAGTTCAAAGTCGTACAAGTGTAATGACGATTGTCCACTATCGCCAAAGTATTCAAGGCAGACTATAGCACCTAAAAACATACAAAGTGAAGGGGAATGTAGTGGCGACTGTGCGAATAGAATTGATGTAAAACCGCCCAAGAAAGTTTCTCCCCTTAAATGTACTAGCCCATGTGCTTCGCCCCAAAAACCCGAGTCTCCAGTTTTACCTCTCTTGCCCGTAGAACCATCTAAATATAAACGTATATTACCGGATAATCAAAACCTTAAGATGCAACGACCAAGTAAAAAGACCTGTTCAAAACAATGTTCAGCCGTCGACGACGATGACATCGAAGATGGTGTAATACAATTAAACTCAAAGGAGAGAATTACTATAAGAATGAAGGAACTTACACCAAGTACAGAAGAGATACGGGAAGGGATGAACATTAAAGTCAAAGACGACGACGGAAATACACTTTATGAACGTAGAGAGTACAGAAAATCTTGTAAGCCTTGTCGACCATCCCTGTTAGGGGACATGTACAAAACTTCCGATGTAAATCGTTGTTCAACTCCAATCACAATAAAGAATGTGCAGACTTCTCAGGAACGAGAGAAAGTCGAAGAAGTAGAGAACAAAAGTGACTCAAGCGTTGCTAATTTAGttgaaattcaatttaaattaaaaataatgcaaggCGATAAAACCACAGaattaaaaataggtaaaaacaaaaatgataacCACAtgggacaaataaaaaaaagtgaaatcagTCCGACACCACAAGACATATTTGTAGTTAAAGACGACGATAACCATTTATGTGTAAAGCCAAGTCCCAAAAATGACGTCAATATACGAATagtaataaagaattttaaatcaaaaacagataaaaaaagaaacggCAAATACAATGATGATTTCAcgcaaaatatatctaataagtTTCATACAGTCTCAACAGGTTATAGTGACGTGTGTACGGAAGCGACTCTAGACAATGTTTTCTCAGTACAACGGGCCACAATAGATTTGACAAGTtcgaatgaaaaattaaaaactcaGACTAACCCGAGCGAAAACAAAAGTAAAGTTGAGTTTGTCGAAGAAGTTTCTAAAATCACTACGCCATCGATTGATGCCAAATTCAACCCATCTATAAACAAAGTAGAGACTGATCATTTTGATGAAAAATCTTTGACGTACAAGAAACTAAAAAATGAAGATGAAGAAGATTTTAAAAGTTACCTTCCAAACCAAGAAGTACGAGCGTCACTGTATTCAAATTCAGAAGATCTTGACAACTTTGAAGTCACCTCTAGTAATGCAGACAGCACCACGTTTATAGAAAAGCCAATAAGTAAAGCACAAAAGAAAGAATTACTAAAGAAGGTTATGGAGAAAGCACACGCGACGAAAGACAAatctaaagataaaataaaacagttacgTGATATGTTGAAAGTTATTTTGACATCAGATAGCAGTGAACACGACGAAATGGCCGTAACTAGCAATGAACTATTGAAAGACCTCACATTTGCGTCTTTACAGCCGAATTTTGTAAATGAGACAGACAGTATGAATACCTCGTATAATATTAGGAGTATCTTGTCACTCGTTGAGGACAGTGAACCGAAGTATTATCCAACTGAGGAGCAAAATAGCGAATGCAGCAAGAGTGAGGGAGAACAAGAAAGAATAGAAAAGCAAAGAGGTTGCATGTGTAGCACATTTGCCGAACGATTAAATCTCCGAGGTCTAGGCGAGGGAAAATGCTGCTGTCGTGTTAAGCAAATGAAAAGCGAAAACACCAGCTGCGATATAAAAACTGAAAACGATATTTTATTCATGAACATGACAACTCCCGAATTAGTCGACGTTGAAACCCAACAGTCCAAAAATTTCTGGAATAGGCCACCCAACGCTAGCAATTccaattgcaataaaacaaaatcgaaTATTAGAAACGAGCCGACAATATCAGCACATTATCAAGAAATATCTACTAGATACATAAGACGTCAAAATACTGAAATAGAAACAAGAAAAAAGTTTGTATCATCGTATAAAGATAGCAAAGAGATGAACATGAAAACTTTAAACAGAAACATTGCACTTAATATTTCTGAAGATGATAGagctattttattaaaagctaCTCCGACTAATGTTTCAGCGACtgtaaaaaaatcgaataatgTTAAAGGGAAACCAACAATTGTTCGAAAACCACACATATTACAATCATACGCAACAAAGAAAGCTGTATTGGAAATATACGCTGAAAAAACCATTGAAGAAGATGGTGAACACACGGTCGCTAAACTGCCTAAATTTGTGTATGATAAAGAAAGTGAAATCCGTAGATATCAGCAGAGACTGTGCCATTACAATAGTGTAAAAAGGAACGTGGTCATGATGTCCGTTGAGCggtaaaaatattgtcacacaatttgttttgtttttatgtttatgcaaatatatattttttatttaacatgaatattatttcaataatacataaggtaccaaattttataatatgtgaatTTGCGGCGAAggcaaaataaaacaacacccattaataaaataatttattgtacttttatataaaatataaaaaaaataaaaccaccaTTTGATATCAAATTACAAAATCTTTGGAACTTATGCGCTATAAttgcttattaaaattttatttatttttcaactcATTCATCATCTATAATGATATGATTTATACATTTAGTATGATAGGTTAGGATTGGTTGGATTCCTGATTATGAGAAATCAAAGTACCCCAGCAATAAACATATATAGGTCGGTGAGGTAAAACAGTCTTACATGTAtcattatgaaatgaataatatcCTAACAGTAGTGTAGGAAAACCACACAGTTCTGAAAGATGTTTTCTCTTTTTAGTAGAGAATGCTATGTTAAAGGCGCTATCCTCAGCAAAAGGGCGCGCTAGCCGTATATTTAGAaactatttgatatttataatatatatagaaaaaataatataatatttttacaatttttaattatctttactttgtttctttcaatttatttataatgtggaATTTCTTTCGtccatttttaatgaaaatgccactgaAATTGTTGATTCCCTGTTTCTCGTCCTAAATTACGCATAATTTGCAACCAAAACTATGAGACAATGGAATAAAgaacactttaatattttaaattttaaaaagacaaaatagctttttttaaattcatcatAAAGTTTGTATATTCTCGTCCGTAACTTATGCGCTGTAAATGTACGGAGAGAATGCTCAAGGATGTTTGCTCGGGGAGGGCTCAACAGGGGACGATTTAATAtacgattataatataaaataccttcATTATTCTGTGTTTACAAGTTTGTACGAATCGGCATAATATATTGACTAGCGAGGAATTATATAATCGGTCATCTCTCGTGAATCAATATCTGTACCATACACCACTTACGTACCATCAGATAAAGTGGATCATTTGCCACGCCGGAATATAAAAAAGGGCTAAACTCGTTTCCTCTTCGCACTAATGTAAATTCCGTAAATAAGAGAACTATTCAGCAATCAGCAATGCACTAGCCTAACCATTTTGACAGGTCCCAGTTGCTAGGTAATCGGCGCAGGTGCCGTGGTAACATCTCGTGTAAAACTTCCagaaaatgtaaagaaaatgatGTGCACTATTTTTACGAGACCCTTTTTCAATATAcgatttgcaaaaaaataaggTGTATTTGGTTTCTTACTTCGTATAGAATTAAAGGGTATTTatacatgttttatataaatttcattaaaataaaattgttacagtAATTTTACAGCACAATGGTGTTTTCACTAGAATTCTACAtcataaactattttacttatttaataaggtacaccaacagcaaaCATATCCTAAGTTCAGGAAACATTGAAAGTAAACACTTGGGTATACACAACATTTAATTTGCGCGGCAGCCTGACAACCGGGACAAGTTACAAAGGGTTTTTactatactatttttaataatatcctaacataaaaaaatctcaagtaATAAATGCACGTAAAGGAACTGCACAATAAACAGCACAGAAATTAAAGAAATTCCTTTGGTATTAGTTCctattcacaaaataaaaaaaaaatatagagcaGAATAGATAACTAAAGACAACGTATTTGCCGTCCCAATCTGTAGACGATCTTAATCTTTCTAATTGATGAAAGCAGTCATGTTTAGAAAGAGACGAAGG of the Manduca sexta isolate Smith_Timp_Sample1 chromosome 18, JHU_Msex_v1.0, whole genome shotgun sequence genome contains:
- the LOC115440298 gene encoding uncharacterized protein LOC115440298, translating into MTPREIYKSVHIEITTYKSNIYQSTDMNGQIYPKPYFNRFICDLCLNSKPERETVQNRKTKTCPICQRNITANKITNDIAENKEFKVKKSNSKEVQTQSDTNPNFDLLDEVLKAFKSKKEIDVKTKLSKDVETSTDDLNGKAKLTCSKVFLYSIGDNKTDYKVCTVVNSYPSEGKKSIELIKHKSSSIPQMKMDELKHALREKTKSKDAIEEVNRMFATVRKYDLENSNDNNRPMIRHGPRVLPVVKTKPIVECKYCQVNCMSSGDSANECYHRKNENKCEKCVYMLCCHYKNNTKLMQNDVVLCENCREKHSCEKCIDYNNWEEAN
- the LOC115440295 gene encoding uncharacterized protein LOC115440295 gives rise to the protein MKENKAVSVAKQEQRTERVYEVYYNKIQDERRPYFKDFGCQYDVKRNVKCACQNAGTLKKRDMYFTGYSKQVYAYHGTKSVTDIGVGSIKALQRKRVRRIYLPETDERGIGSEDLSAFVTRKTRPIPRSGYYDQKKTSSKCVGGNIEYNTGCVLNEKLSPIVQTRSGATSPSDWRINTEVASNTIGKDMVTITTQVETEIDNAQENAKNTDNIEISDIKQPVNNAQDPRCSKDQAPVPENSQMKDKKGNLVNRAVSSDSLLQHVHNLENPSDYKQSGTSVDPMENKLEREYRKMFSAKGKDKRPNEKPMSDMKSASVLRRRFEALRRGKVKKEDSKKNANIPNKESNQVGAPIRKDVSIASDPPSLEGRSYSNTKTYSPFHFNNEPEKSNCKPSTSRKRSSTEKKDKDSLQWSQIGNDDSDCQGVKGMFKLWGKTFNLEEDTYKKRSSPISSHQRVNTFTKQPEKKAELKLEKTVKKDGRKFFFFKKKSKEKSKPYKSKKGLTAGRCEVGDGLTIKIDGNEFTPNESKKKIHISEDMLRKQWLHKYLTHAIESKNSVQIRWNNKTYATSSSTIFELMDTVYQDTGIVFRSRSEVTTGESSFYRSKTQHVNFAHQEIEAWMIPNTVVDAPKQKCRKVKNMRSKQTTEMRTSAQKWFIDKAKAFSRKIEVVLHTKHVVHSPKESSSEYLRIDIPKDFFIESSSDENRKPSSDEEVFKIVEYESVADSKRNKKDMATGDHPADDVKLMVQKTSHVLEPNILETVIKGPAARRDVVIQGSDVNIPKRCDVIGVGIITQRDLREIRKPILKIQDYLTDEESETNLKKNQKTCEFAESYLQDYYRHWTPLGMDLFSWCVSDSHLRCNSEESERSYHNQGDGSKSCPNIYDDFQTSAIIPSSNGCDSVCPGQDLTDYEELKPADIEFFKCKWLRKLRVKKSTINNCGKRVLPKDSLEVFKRRKIYASSDKSKWTCSSYCDVKPYSIPSIEDKEAQGLTAEMSRSTMASRGMETRPRPCKKHVSMKEDGTYEYVSKSEGSPAGILMFRGASGCDVCREAAGICPKHATVDPVSCEIPDPPCRPVCLDNPNPPCSPIIPLPSMKKDLQPIKNKCMEPPPPEPEEPVMPPCLTADNLENGPPCQECRSILEGNSPNVDTEDSSSPTDEKPPPLANPATKQPSILCPHFPPCRKSQSCQKSTDYAQNTPNYCPKIPSVAKEELKPLVCPVPPCLVKKKKEEMESRSSSPCDRPSCKKPPSPSNSEQFPWPLKSQKSDQSTLDLPILPPPAPAKKSQSSKSYKCNDDCPLSPKYSRQTIAPKNIQSEGECSGDCANRIDVKPPKKVSPLKCTSPCASPQKPESPVLPLLPVEPSKYKRILPDNQNLKMQRPSKKTCSKQCSAVDDDDIEDGVIQLNSKERITIRMKELTPSTEEIREGMNIKVKDDDGNTLYERREYRKSCKPCRPSLLGDMYKTSDVNRCSTPITIKNVQTSQEREKVEEVENKSDSSVANLVEIQFKLKIMQGDKTTELKIGKNKNDNHMGQIKKSEISPTPQDIFVVKDDDNHLCVKPSPKNDVNIRIVIKNFKSKTDKKRNGKYNDDFTQNISNKFHTVSTGYSDVCTEATLDNVFSVQRATIDLTSSNEKLKTQTNPSENKSKVEFVEEVSKITTPSIDAKFNPSINKVETDHFDEKSLTYKKLKNEDEEDFKSYLPNQEVRASLYSNSEDLDNFEVTSSNADSTTFIEKPISKAQKKELLKKVMEKAHATKDKSKDKIKQLRDMLKVILTSDSSEHDEMAVTSNELLKDLTFASLQPNFVNETDSMNTSYNIRSILSLVEDSEPKYYPTEEQNSECSKSEGEQERIEKQRGCMCSTFAERLNLRGLGEGKCCCRVKQMKSENTSCDIKTENDILFMNMTTPELVDVETQQSKNFWNRPPNASNSNCNKTKSNIRNEPTISAHYQEISTRYIRRQNTEIETRKKFVSSYKDSKEMNMKTLNRNIALNISEDDRAILLKATPTNVSATVKKSNNVKGKPTIVRKPHILQSYATKKAVLEIYAEKTIEEDGEHTVAKLPKFVYDKESEIRRYQQRLCHYNSVKRNVVMMSVER